The region GGCCGGCGGTGCGGTGCGGTGGAACGTCGCGAGCGGGACGGCGGCGACCGGTCGAGGTGTCGGAGATGGTCTGACCATCGGGCGGGCGAGGGCGCAATATCTGTAGATGGGAATATCACCCTACGACAACCATGACTGCGTCGTCCCGCGAATCGCTGATGCGTGTCGGCAGGTCGAGTTCGCTTTCCGGCTAACCCGTCAGCGCGTTCTGCGTCTGCTGTCCTAGCCACCCGTGCGGCCGACAACGAAATGTTATTCACGATCACCACGGGCGGTCGCGGACGAATGGGCCACCGCCCGGTGGACCTGCCCACGGAGGGGTGAACGTTGGACAGTACTGACCCTGAACGCGTCGTTCGGCTGGCCGTGGCCGAGGCGCTGGCCCGGGTGGCGGACGAGGACAGCCTGGGGCTTGGCGAGGGTGACGCGGTGCAACGGCTCGGCAGCGCCCTGCGCGAGGTGCTGCACCGCGCACTCGACGACCGGGTGCCCCTGACCACACCGGACTTCGTCGACCTCTGCCGCGAGCTGCGCCTCGACCGCGACGCCTTCGACCTGCTGGGGCATTACCTGATGACCGCTCTGTTGGCCCAGCACGTCGGGCCGGACGCGCTCATCCGCGTCGGGGTGCTCCTCGGCACCGTCGGGCGCTATCTTCCCAGCGCCCGCCCGACGCACCGCAACGCGGGCCCCGCGCCGCGGCGACGCGACGTGCGTGCGGACAACAGCGTCGTCGGTCGGTACCACCGGGCGAAACTGCCGGAGCACCTTCCCAACCCGCCGAGCTGGACCTGCACCGGATGTGGTCGGGAATGGCCCTGCGCCACGAAGCAGAGCCAGCTGCTCGCCGAGTTCGGCGGTGCGCGCGCCGCCCTCGCCGTCTACCTCGGCTCCTGCCTTGTCGCCGCCGCCCAGGACCTGCCCACGCTGCCGCTGCCCCGGGTCCGGCTCCGGTTTCTCGGCTGGCTGCCCCGCGCCCGGATCTGACGGCTGGCACCCTTGCTGGGCAGGGTCTTCTGATGGGCGTCAGTCGCGGCGGCGGGCTCGGGGGGTGGAAGTCCGCCTGACCCGTCCGGGCGCGTCGTCGGACCGGTCCGTCGCCGTGGCAGGGGCGGGCTGCACCTGCGCCACCACCTCGCAGAGGTCACGCAGCGGGTCCGCCGCCTGGGCCGAGCAGGCGACCTGTTGCAGCAGTGCCCGCAGCGTCGCCGCGTCGCCGGGCGCGAGCGCGCCCAGCAGGTGCGACTCGACCTGCCGTAGCGCGGAGCGCCGCTTCTCCCAGGCCACGCGGCCGGCGTCGGTGGCGTCGATCAGCCGGTTGCGTCGGTCGGCCGGGTCCGCCCGACGCGCGACGAACCCGGGCCCTTCCAGGTCGTCGATGAGGTACGTGAGGACGGTGCGGTCGAGGCCGAGCTCCTCGGCGATCGCTCCCTGGTTGCGGGCCGGTCCGTTGATCGCGGCGGTGAGCACCTGGTAGCCGCGTGGGCCGCCGGGGAAGTCGGCGAGCGCGTGGTCGGCTGCCCGGACGTAGCCACGGAAGACGATCCCGAGCATCCAGCCCAGGTCGTCGTCGAGCGGATCGGGCCGGTCCGGCCGGTGGGTGGCACCCGTCATGCCACGACAATAGCGCAGTGACACAGACCTTGTTGGCAGCAGATGATCTGAGGGGCATAAGGTTCAGGGCATGGCGCATCATCCGACGCGTCGTGTGAATCGGGAGGCTCGCAGATGAGCGACTACGGCCACGACCTGGTCTTCGGATCCTTCGTCACCCCCGGCGGTGGCGATCCGGAGCGCACGGTCGGCCTCGCCGTCCTGACCGAGCAGGTCGGGCTGGACCTGGTCACCTTCCAGGACCACCCGTACCAGCCGGCGTTCCTCGACACCTGGACGTTGCTGAGCTTCGTCGCCGCGCGCACCAGTCGCGTGCACCTGGCGGCGAACGTGACCAACCTGCCGCTGCGCCCACCGGCGGTGCTCGCCCGCAGCGTGGCCAGCCTGGACCTGCTCAGCGGCGGGCGGATCAGCCTCGGCCTGGGCGCGGGAGCGTTCTGGGAGGCCATCGAGGCGATGGGTGGCCGACGATTGACCCCGGGCCAGGGCGTACGCGCGTTGGAGGAGGCCATCGAGGTCATCCGGCAGGTGTGGGACACCGGGACGCGCGGTGGTGTTCGCGTCGACGGCGAGTTCTACCGGGTGGTGGGCGCCAAGCGCGGTCCGGCTCCGGCGCACGCGGTGCCGGTGTGGCTGGGCGCGTACAAGCCTCGGATGCTCCAGCTCACCGGTCGCCGGGCCGACGGGTGGCTGCCCACGTTGGGCTACCTCCAACCCGGTGACCTCACCAAGGGCAACGCGATCATCGACGACGCCGCGCAGCAGGCCGGCCGCTCGCCCGGGGACGTGCGGCGACTGCTCAACATCTCCGGCCAGTTCTCGGCCGTCGGCAGTGGTCCGCTGGACGGACCCGCCGAGCAGTGGGTGCAGGAGCTGACCGAGCTGGCCCTGGGTGAGGGCGTGAGTGCCTTCATCCTCGGCGCGACGACCCCGACGACCTGCGCCGGTTCGCAGGCGAGGTAGCCCCCGCCGTCCGCGAGTTGGTCGCGGCCGAACGCGACCGTGGCGCGGCACCGGAGCACGGCAGGGACGCGGCGGTGCGTAATCGTGGCGCGGCACCGGAGCACGGCGGAGACGCGGCGGTGCGTGATCGTGGCGCAGTGCCGGA is a window of Micromonospora sp. WMMD961 DNA encoding:
- a CDS encoding MarR family winged helix-turn-helix transcriptional regulator, coding for MTGATHRPDRPDPLDDDLGWMLGIVFRGYVRAADHALADFPGGPRGYQVLTAAINGPARNQGAIAEELGLDRTVLTYLIDDLEGPGFVARRADPADRRNRLIDATDAGRVAWEKRRSALRQVESHLLGALAPGDAATLRALLQQVACSAQAADPLRDLCEVVAQVQPAPATATDRSDDAPGRVRRTSTPRARRRD
- a CDS encoding LLM class flavin-dependent oxidoreductase, which gives rise to MSDYGHDLVFGSFVTPGGGDPERTVGLAVLTEQVGLDLVTFQDHPYQPAFLDTWTLLSFVAARTSRVHLAANVTNLPLRPPAVLARSVASLDLLSGGRISLGLGAGAFWEAIEAMGGRRLTPGQGVRALEEAIEVIRQVWDTGTRGGVRVDGEFYRVVGAKRGPAPAHAVPVWLGAYKPRMLQLTGRRADGWLPTLGYLQPGDLTKGNAIIDDAAQQAGRSPGDVRRLLNISGQFSAVGSGPLDGPAEQWVQELTELALGEGVSAFILGATTPTTCAGSQAR